A genomic segment from Cyanobium sp. NIES-981 encodes:
- a CDS encoding VOC family protein — MAASPAPRSPAPGHRLGHVALRVQDMERAIAFYAALGLRLTWQADDWAYLQWPHTGEGLALLSPGYTAAGPHFALHFQDRTEVDAVHAALTEAGHSCGPVHDHRDGTASFYLRDPEGNWLEMLFEPPAGIPSNVAGQAPIPPPPLAPPAP; from the coding sequence ATGGCCGCTTCCCCCGCTCCCCGTTCCCCCGCCCCTGGCCACCGGCTTGGCCATGTGGCGCTGCGGGTGCAGGACATGGAGCGCGCCATCGCCTTCTACGCCGCCCTCGGCCTGCGGCTCACCTGGCAGGCCGACGACTGGGCCTACCTGCAGTGGCCCCACACCGGCGAGGGGCTGGCGTTGCTCAGCCCCGGCTACACGGCGGCGGGGCCGCACTTCGCGCTGCACTTCCAGGACCGGACCGAGGTGGATGCCGTGCATGCCGCCCTCACCGAGGCTGGCCACAGCTGTGGGCCGGTGCACGACCATCGCGACGGCACCGCCAGCTTCTACCTGCGCGATCCCGAGGGGAACTGGCTCGAGATGCTCTTCGAGCCGCCTGCGGGCATCCCGAGCAACGTGGCGGGCCAGGCCCCCATCCCGCCCCCGCCCCTCGCCCCGCCAGCGCCGTGA
- a CDS encoding ABC transporter ATP-binding protein translates to MAEVRFQAVSKTYPPRRGGAPVEVLRRLDLHVQDGEFLVLVGPSGCGKSTLLRLLAGLEQPSGGAILVGEREVTRLRPAQRDVAMVFQSYALYPHLTVAGNLSFGLRRSRARSLREQVQDALHLASRRLPAPLRIPSRREERIAARVQEVARSLELEPLLQRLPKELSGGQKQRVALGRAIARQPAVFLMDEPLSNLDAKLRAGTRAQIVALQRQLGTTTLYVTHDQVEAMTMGHRIAVLNDGHLQQLGTPMQLYQWPANLFVAQFIGSPPMNLLPVTVVGPGQVQLGGRKLPVEGPLAELLASRAGQTLTAGLRPEHLWLAPATNRNLAAEVQNVEALGNEQLLTCRLAEHSHLVQVRVGPEEQLSPGQTIHLEPDPGGWRFFDAEGQALPPPEPVSGGPLLPSF, encoded by the coding sequence TTGGCGGAGGTTCGTTTCCAGGCGGTCAGCAAGACCTACCCGCCCCGGCGCGGCGGTGCCCCCGTGGAGGTGCTGCGACGGCTGGATCTGCACGTGCAGGACGGCGAGTTTCTCGTGCTGGTGGGGCCATCGGGCTGCGGCAAGAGCACCCTGCTGCGGCTGCTGGCCGGACTGGAGCAGCCCAGCGGCGGCGCCATCCTGGTGGGTGAGCGCGAGGTCACCCGGCTGCGGCCGGCCCAGCGGGATGTGGCGATGGTGTTCCAGAGCTATGCCCTCTATCCGCATCTCACCGTGGCGGGCAACCTCAGCTTCGGGCTGCGGCGCAGCCGGGCCCGCTCGCTTCGTGAGCAGGTGCAGGACGCCCTGCACCTGGCCAGCCGGCGCCTGCCGGCTCCCCTGCGGATCCCTTCGCGCCGGGAGGAGCGGATCGCCGCGCGGGTGCAGGAGGTGGCACGCAGCCTGGAGCTCGAGCCGCTGCTGCAGCGTCTCCCCAAGGAACTCTCCGGCGGCCAGAAGCAGCGGGTGGCCCTCGGCCGCGCCATTGCCCGCCAGCCGGCGGTGTTCCTGATGGATGAGCCGCTGAGCAACCTGGATGCCAAGTTGCGCGCCGGCACCCGCGCCCAGATCGTGGCCCTGCAGCGGCAGCTCGGCACCACCACCCTGTACGTGACCCACGATCAGGTGGAAGCCATGACCATGGGACATCGGATCGCGGTGCTCAACGACGGGCACCTGCAGCAGCTGGGCACACCGATGCAGCTGTACCAGTGGCCGGCCAACCTGTTCGTGGCCCAGTTCATCGGCAGTCCGCCCATGAATCTGCTGCCCGTGACCGTTGTGGGGCCAGGCCAGGTGCAGCTCGGAGGGCGGAAACTGCCGGTCGAGGGTCCCCTGGCGGAGCTCCTGGCCAGCCGGGCCGGCCAGACCCTCACCGCGGGCCTGCGGCCGGAGCATCTGTGGCTGGCCCCCGCCACCAACCGCAACCTGGCCGCCGAGGTGCAGAACGTGGAAGCCCTCGGCAATGAGCAGCTGCTCACCTGCCGGCTGGCGGAGCACAGTCACCTCGTGCAGGTGCGGGTCGGGCCGGAGGAGCAGCTCAGCCCGGGCCAGACCATCCACCTGGAACCGGATCCCGGCGGCTGGCGCTTCTTTGACGCGGAGGGTCAGGCTCTGCCGCCGCCGGAGCCGGTGTCCGGTGGTCCGCTGCTGCCGAGCTTCTAG
- a CDS encoding DUF2301 domain-containing membrane protein, with translation MTEPSKDPVFEGMYGPFTITDDDRHDVRGYRLSLLLLAVAQLALLAQWRWGDPGWLWPWLLPMAAGLGLALRWIHIYLIPLHRSLQIFWLLGCLGFLALALAVGPGAMGTAVAENGRWIWAVGPFFAALAGIGFKEFFCFRRPEAIGVTLLLPLALLGHLCGLLSPEATGTLLGLEALLLLVLCLRKFPMPAAADVGDKSVFAYLKDQRHGQRHAAGTGA, from the coding sequence ATGACGGAGCCAAGCAAGGATCCGGTGTTCGAAGGGATGTACGGGCCCTTCACCATCACCGACGACGACCGGCACGACGTGCGGGGGTACCGGCTCAGCCTGCTGCTGCTCGCCGTTGCCCAGCTCGCCCTGCTGGCCCAGTGGCGCTGGGGGGATCCGGGCTGGCTGTGGCCCTGGCTGCTGCCGATGGCGGCCGGCCTGGGCCTGGCCCTGCGCTGGATCCACATTTATCTGATCCCCCTGCACCGCAGCCTGCAGATCTTCTGGCTGCTGGGCTGCCTGGGCTTCCTGGCCCTGGCCCTGGCGGTGGGGCCCGGCGCCATGGGTACGGCCGTGGCGGAAAACGGGCGCTGGATCTGGGCGGTGGGTCCGTTCTTCGCGGCGCTGGCCGGGATCGGCTTCAAGGAGTTCTTCTGCTTCCGCCGCCCCGAAGCGATCGGGGTGACCCTGCTGCTGCCGCTGGCGCTGCTGGGGCATCTATGCGGCCTGCTCTCCCCTGAGGCCACCGGCACCCTGCTGGGCCTGGAGGCCCTGCTGCTGCTGGTGCTCTGCCTGCGCAAGTTCCCCATGCCCGCCGCCGCCGACGTGGGCGACAAGAGCGTGTTCGCCTACCTGAAAGACCAGCGCCACGGCCAGCGCCACGCTGCCGGCACGGGAGCCTGA
- a CDS encoding Calvin cycle protein CP12, translating to MNNIDEHIQKDKTEIEAARASGDLGKVRHLEDELKGLEEYKAHHPEDSHDPTALEVYCDLNPEAPECRVYDD from the coding sequence ATGAACAACATCGACGAGCACATCCAGAAGGACAAGACCGAGATCGAAGCCGCGCGTGCTTCCGGCGACCTCGGCAAGGTGCGTCACCTCGAGGACGAGCTCAAGGGTCTTGAGGAGTACAAGGCCCACCACCCGGAAGACAGCCACGACCCCACGGCGCTCGAGGTGTACTGCGACCTCAACCCCGAAGCACCCGAGTGCCGCGTCTACGACGACTGA
- a CDS encoding ABC-F family ATP-binding cassette domain-containing protein: MSLISLIDVRKDFGIRTLFENLTLHIGARERLGLIGPNGAGKTTLLKLLAGVEPPGAGERRVLPQARIVLVSQDPELDPDRTVLEQVFEGSGEKMELLRRYTAVSEALAHSDGEAATALLAELSQLNSRMEQSQAWGLEQQVREVLDRLGVTEVGRRVGELSGGYRKRLALASALVAEPDVLLLDEPTNHLDADCIQWLQGYLGRFPGALVLITHDRYVLDQVADRIVEVDRGEARSYGGNYATYLARKAEDEAAAAAGEARFRGALRRELAWLRRGPQARSTKQKARIQRIEAMQEAPRRQQRGQLSLASNQRRIGKRAIKAEDLSIWASEAARAAGAAPLLREFSYDFSPEDRVGIIGPNGAGKSTLLDLIAGRRPVQAGRLELGATVKLAYFDQHSDVLAEQRDAAGRERKVIDVVTDAATSVEVEGMRMSASQLLERFLFPPAQQRQPVSRLSGGERRRLHLCRLLIEAPNVLLLDEPTNDLDVQTLTVLEDFLEDFRGCVVVVSHDRYFLDRCVDRLFAFQDGRLERFEGNYSAYLERRQRQPEQRGQADQLSSPAAAVEDCADGRPRRRSFKETRELGEIDANLPLWEARRAELEQCLSQGDRDYASLESLTRELSELSERIAHAEERWLELSELAG, from the coding sequence GTGAGCCTGATCAGCCTGATCGACGTCCGCAAGGACTTCGGCATCCGCACCCTGTTCGAGAACCTCACCCTCCACATCGGTGCGCGGGAGCGGCTCGGCCTGATCGGCCCCAACGGCGCCGGCAAGACCACCCTGCTGAAACTGCTCGCCGGCGTAGAGCCCCCCGGCGCGGGAGAACGGCGGGTGCTCCCCCAGGCCCGGATCGTGCTGGTGAGCCAGGACCCGGAGCTCGACCCCGATCGCACCGTGCTCGAGCAGGTGTTCGAGGGCAGCGGCGAGAAGATGGAGCTGCTGCGGCGCTACACCGCCGTGAGCGAGGCGCTGGCCCACAGCGATGGCGAGGCGGCCACGGCGCTGCTGGCCGAATTGAGCCAGCTCAACAGCCGCATGGAGCAGAGCCAGGCCTGGGGCCTGGAGCAGCAGGTGCGGGAGGTGCTGGACCGCCTGGGCGTGACCGAGGTGGGACGGCGGGTGGGCGAGCTCTCCGGGGGCTACCGCAAGCGCCTGGCCCTGGCCTCGGCCCTGGTGGCCGAACCGGACGTGCTGCTGCTGGACGAACCCACCAACCACCTCGATGCCGACTGCATCCAGTGGCTGCAGGGCTACCTGGGCCGCTTCCCCGGCGCCCTAGTGCTGATCACCCACGACCGCTACGTGCTGGATCAGGTGGCCGACCGGATCGTGGAGGTGGACCGGGGCGAGGCGCGCAGCTACGGCGGCAACTACGCCACCTACCTGGCCCGCAAGGCCGAGGACGAGGCCGCCGCGGCCGCCGGCGAGGCCCGGTTCCGGGGCGCACTGCGGCGGGAGCTCGCCTGGCTGCGGCGCGGCCCCCAGGCCCGCAGCACCAAGCAGAAGGCCCGGATCCAGCGGATCGAGGCGATGCAGGAGGCGCCACGGCGCCAGCAGCGCGGCCAGCTCAGCCTGGCCAGCAACCAGCGCCGCATCGGCAAGCGGGCCATCAAGGCCGAAGACCTCAGCATCTGGGCCAGTGAGGCCGCCCGCGCGGCGGGTGCGGCGCCGCTGCTGCGGGAGTTCAGCTACGACTTCAGCCCGGAGGACCGGGTGGGGATCATCGGCCCCAATGGCGCGGGCAAATCCACCCTGCTCGATCTGATCGCGGGCCGCCGCCCCGTGCAGGCCGGACGGCTGGAGCTGGGCGCCACGGTGAAGCTGGCCTACTTCGACCAGCACAGCGACGTGCTGGCGGAGCAGCGCGATGCCGCAGGACGCGAGCGCAAGGTGATCGACGTGGTGACCGACGCGGCGACCAGCGTGGAGGTGGAGGGCATGCGGATGAGCGCCAGCCAGCTGCTGGAGCGCTTTCTGTTCCCGCCCGCCCAGCAGCGTCAGCCCGTGAGCCGGCTTTCCGGGGGGGAGCGGCGCAGGCTCCATCTCTGCCGCCTGCTGATCGAGGCTCCGAACGTGCTGCTGCTCGACGAACCCACCAACGACCTCGACGTGCAGACCCTGACGGTGCTGGAGGACTTCCTCGAGGACTTCCGCGGCTGCGTGGTGGTGGTCTCCCACGACCGCTACTTCCTCGACCGCTGCGTGGATCGTCTCTTCGCCTTCCAGGACGGCCGGCTGGAGCGGTTCGAGGGCAACTACAGCGCCTACCTGGAACGCCGGCAGCGGCAGCCCGAGCAGCGGGGCCAAGCCGATCAGCTCAGCTCCCCTGCCGCAGCAGTGGAGGACTGCGCCGACGGCAGGCCCCGGCGGCGCAGCTTCAAGGAAACCCGGGAACTCGGTGAGATCGATGCGAACCTGCCGCTGTGGGAGGCCCGCCGCGCCGAGCTGGAGCAGTGTCTGAGCCAGGGCGACCGGGACTACGCCAGCCTGGAGAGCCTCACCCGGGAGCTCTCAGAGCTGAGCGAGCGGATCGCCCACGCCGAGGAGCGCTGGCTGGAGCTCAGCGAGCTGGCGGGGTGA
- the obgE gene encoding GTPase ObgE — translation MQFIDQARIAVKAGRGGDGIVAFRREKYVPAGGPSGGDGGRGGDVLLLADANLQTLLDFKYRRLFQAMDGRRGGPNRCTGASGEHLVIRVPCGTEVRDARTGILLGDLTAPGDELLVAAGGRGGLGNAHYLSNRNRAPEKFTEGKEGEEWMLQLELKLLAEVGIIGLPNAGKSTLISVLSAARPKIADYPFTTLVPNLGVVRRPSGDGTVFADIPGLIAGAAQGAGLGHDFLRHIERTRLLIHLLDAASASLLDDLAVVERELVAYGHGLARRPRLVVLNKIELLNPGTLAEALTAVQAAVNAPDGLGGKPGEVAPQRERPVLAISAAASRHLDELLNVVWQQLEAATPQAGSGETEHGGLLEREPQDLRPLGLPGS, via the coding sequence ATGCAGTTCATTGATCAGGCCCGCATCGCCGTCAAGGCCGGCCGCGGTGGCGATGGCATCGTGGCCTTCCGCCGCGAGAAGTACGTTCCGGCCGGCGGTCCCTCCGGTGGCGACGGCGGCCGCGGCGGCGACGTGCTGCTGCTGGCCGACGCCAACCTCCAGACCCTGCTGGATTTCAAGTACAGGCGGCTGTTCCAGGCCATGGACGGACGCCGTGGCGGCCCCAACCGCTGCACGGGTGCCAGCGGCGAGCATCTGGTGATCCGGGTTCCCTGCGGAACCGAGGTGCGGGATGCCCGCACCGGCATCCTGCTCGGCGATCTCACGGCTCCAGGGGACGAGCTCCTGGTGGCCGCCGGCGGGCGGGGCGGGTTGGGCAACGCCCATTACCTCAGCAACCGCAACCGCGCGCCCGAGAAGTTCACCGAGGGGAAGGAGGGTGAGGAGTGGATGCTGCAGCTGGAGCTCAAGCTGCTGGCGGAGGTGGGGATCATCGGCCTGCCCAACGCCGGCAAGAGCACGCTGATCTCGGTGCTGTCCGCCGCCCGTCCCAAGATCGCCGACTACCCCTTCACCACGCTGGTGCCGAACCTGGGGGTGGTGCGCCGGCCCAGCGGGGACGGCACCGTGTTCGCCGACATCCCGGGGCTGATCGCCGGGGCCGCTCAGGGCGCCGGCCTGGGCCACGATTTCCTCAGGCACATCGAACGCACCAGGCTGCTGATCCATCTGCTGGATGCGGCCTCCGCTTCACTGCTGGATGACCTTGCCGTGGTGGAACGGGAGCTGGTCGCCTACGGCCACGGCCTGGCACGCCGCCCCAGGCTGGTGGTGCTGAACAAGATCGAACTGCTCAATCCCGGGACCCTCGCCGAGGCCCTCACGGCGGTGCAGGCGGCCGTGAACGCCCCGGACGGGCTGGGTGGGAAACCGGGTGAAGTGGCCCCCCAGCGCGAACGCCCCGTGCTGGCCATCTCGGCGGCGGCCTCCCGGCACCTGGACGAGCTGCTGAACGTGGTGTGGCAACAGCTTGAGGCTGCCACGCCGCAGGCCGGGTCCGGGGAAACGGAGCACGGTGGACTTCTGGAGCGTGAACCTCAGGACCTCAGGCCACTGGGGCTGCCAGGGTCCTGA
- a CDS encoding glutathione S-transferase C-terminal domain-containing protein, producing MAPVPPILVRTARRCWRWQWQQLMGGLAPADSEGNYRRPAGVFTALPPLPEDAAAPDGHVLIVGRSCPWAHRAWLVWSLRGLAGSIALEVVEPDPEAGRWRFTRPFLGCTTLQELYRACGAPAATRATVPVLVSRRRQRVVVGESARLIELLNQWPSGQALDLDPAPQREATGRWRERLQHSVNDGVYRCGFARTQAAYDRAEAALFATLAEVEEQLSTRPDPWLSGPMLSLADVQLFPTLIRLELVYAPLFGVSRLPLWQLPALWRWRSRFHALPGVADTCAAAAWRQDYFGTLFPLHPSGIVPAGPCLATLVAEPPAGGHTPGETP from the coding sequence ATGGCTCCGGTGCCCCCCATCCTCGTGCGTACGGCCCGCCGCTGCTGGCGCTGGCAATGGCAGCAGCTGATGGGGGGCCTGGCCCCCGCTGACAGCGAGGGCAACTACCGCAGGCCCGCCGGTGTCTTCACGGCCCTGCCCCCGCTGCCGGAGGACGCCGCGGCCCCGGACGGCCATGTGCTGATCGTGGGACGCAGCTGCCCCTGGGCCCACAGGGCCTGGCTGGTGTGGAGCCTGCGCGGCCTCGCCGGCAGCATCGCGCTGGAGGTGGTGGAACCTGACCCGGAAGCGGGGCGGTGGCGCTTCACCCGCCCGTTCCTGGGCTGCACCACCCTCCAGGAGCTCTACCGCGCCTGCGGAGCGCCCGCCGCCACCAGGGCCACGGTGCCGGTGCTGGTGTCGCGGCGGCGCCAGCGGGTGGTGGTGGGCGAGAGCGCCCGGCTGATCGAGCTGCTCAACCAGTGGCCCTCCGGCCAGGCCCTGGATCTCGACCCGGCCCCGCAGCGTGAGGCCACGGGGCGGTGGCGCGAGCGGCTGCAGCACAGTGTCAACGATGGGGTGTACCGCTGCGGTTTCGCCCGCACCCAGGCGGCCTACGACCGCGCCGAAGCCGCGCTGTTCGCCACCCTGGCGGAGGTGGAGGAGCAGCTGAGCACCAGGCCGGACCCCTGGCTGAGCGGACCGATGCTGAGCCTGGCGGACGTGCAGCTGTTTCCCACCCTGATCCGGCTGGAGCTGGTCTACGCGCCGCTGTTCGGCGTGAGCCGCCTGCCGCTGTGGCAACTGCCGGCCCTCTGGCGGTGGCGCTCCCGCTTCCATGCCCTGCCGGGAGTGGCGGACACCTGCGCCGCCGCTGCCTGGCGCCAGGACTACTTCGGCACCCTCTTCCCGCTCCATCCCTCCGGGATCGTTCCGGCCGGGCCCTGCCTGGCCACACTGGTGGCAGAGCCCCCTGCCGGGGGGCATACGCCGGGAGAGACGCCATGA
- a CDS encoding endonuclease MutS2, translated as MRSVEQEALELLEWPRLSEQLSGFASTEAGRRQCRELPLPGSLEQSRALLAETTEMLALDGLLEGGLSFQGVADITAVVALCAKGGTAAGEALLALATTLAAARRLRRRIDDPALRPVCSALVADLRTLPELEQRLHFALEEGGRVADRASAPLEGVRRQLKGLRAERRERLQELLRRHAPLLQDTVIAERNGRPVLAVKAGAAAQLPGLVHDSSASGSTVFVEPQAVISLGNRLRDLEGRERDLEQAVLAELSALVGAEAEALQQLHAVLVRLDGALARARYGAWLGAVRPELEADPHAPFSLEDLRHPLLLWQQRRDQGHAVVPVSIAVGPELRVVAITGPNTGGKTVTLKSLGLAALMARAGLFLPCRGTPRLPWCGAVLADIGDEQSLQQNLSTFSGHIRRIARILAALAEPRQGGTLVLLDEVGAGTDPVEGSALATALLRHLADHARLTIATTHFGELKALKYADPRFENASVAFDGETLSPTYRLQWGIPGRSNALAIAQRLGLDPGVLEQAQAQLEPRGEGEVNQVIVGLESQRQRQQEAAEEAAALLARTELLHEELLSRWHQQKQQSAELQEQRRRELERSIRQGQQEVRRIIRRLRQGGERPSGSSSHLGETARQAGQRLKQLQQQHRPAPERREHGGWMPAVGERVRVLSLGKAAEVLALAEGGRELTVRCGVMRLTVPLEGIEGLQGEKPVPPPPEVRIRATRGLGSRGPDVRTDRNTVDVRGLRVHEAEAAVEEQLRTATGPLWVIHGIGTGKLKRGLRQWLTTVPYVERVADAAQGDGGAGCSVIYLR; from the coding sequence GTGAGGAGCGTGGAGCAGGAAGCCCTGGAGCTGCTCGAGTGGCCCAGGCTCAGTGAACAGCTCTCCGGCTTTGCCAGCACTGAGGCCGGCCGGCGCCAGTGCCGGGAGCTGCCCCTGCCCGGCAGCCTCGAGCAGAGCCGCGCACTCCTGGCGGAAACCACCGAGATGCTGGCCCTCGATGGCCTGCTCGAGGGGGGCCTCAGTTTTCAGGGTGTCGCGGACATCACGGCCGTGGTGGCGCTCTGTGCCAAGGGCGGCACGGCGGCCGGGGAGGCCCTGCTGGCGCTGGCCACCACCCTCGCCGCGGCCCGCCGCCTCCGCCGCCGCATCGACGATCCCGCCCTGCGGCCGGTGTGTTCGGCCCTGGTGGCGGACCTGCGCACCCTGCCGGAGCTGGAGCAGCGCCTCCATTTCGCCCTGGAGGAGGGCGGCCGGGTGGCGGACCGGGCCAGTGCCCCGCTGGAGGGGGTGCGGCGCCAGCTCAAGGGGCTCCGCGCCGAGCGCCGCGAGCGGCTGCAGGAGCTGCTCCGCCGCCATGCCCCGCTGTTGCAGGACACGGTGATCGCCGAACGCAACGGCCGGCCCGTGCTGGCGGTGAAGGCCGGCGCCGCCGCCCAGCTCCCCGGGCTCGTGCACGACAGCTCCGCCTCGGGCAGCACCGTGTTCGTCGAACCCCAGGCCGTGATCAGCCTCGGCAACCGCCTGCGCGACCTGGAGGGGCGCGAGCGGGATCTGGAGCAGGCCGTGCTGGCGGAACTGAGCGCCCTGGTGGGAGCGGAGGCCGAGGCGCTGCAACAGCTCCATGCCGTGCTGGTGCGGCTGGATGGGGCGCTGGCCCGGGCCCGCTACGGCGCCTGGCTCGGGGCGGTGCGCCCCGAGCTGGAGGCCGACCCCCACGCCCCGTTCTCCCTGGAGGATCTGCGCCATCCGCTGCTTCTGTGGCAGCAGCGCCGGGACCAGGGCCATGCGGTGGTGCCCGTGAGCATCGCCGTGGGGCCCGAGCTGCGGGTGGTGGCCATCACCGGCCCCAACACCGGCGGCAAGACCGTGACCCTCAAGAGCCTCGGCCTGGCCGCCCTGATGGCCCGGGCCGGCCTGTTCCTTCCCTGCCGCGGCACGCCACGGCTGCCGTGGTGCGGGGCAGTGCTGGCCGACATCGGCGACGAGCAGTCGCTGCAGCAGAACCTCTCCACCTTCAGCGGCCACATCCGCCGCATCGCCAGGATCCTGGCGGCCCTGGCCGAGCCCCGGCAGGGGGGCACCCTGGTGCTGCTCGATGAGGTGGGAGCAGGCACCGATCCGGTGGAGGGCTCAGCCCTGGCCACGGCCCTGCTCCGCCATCTGGCCGACCACGCCCGTCTCACGATCGCCACCACCCACTTCGGGGAACTCAAGGCGCTCAAGTACGCCGATCCCCGCTTCGAGAATGCCTCGGTGGCCTTCGATGGGGAGACCCTCTCCCCCACCTACCGGCTGCAGTGGGGCATCCCGGGCCGCAGCAATGCCCTGGCCATCGCCCAGCGCCTGGGCCTGGACCCGGGGGTGCTCGAGCAGGCCCAGGCCCAGCTCGAACCCCGGGGGGAGGGGGAGGTGAACCAGGTGATCGTGGGGCTGGAGAGTCAGCGGCAGCGCCAGCAGGAGGCCGCCGAGGAGGCCGCCGCCCTGCTCGCCCGCACCGAGCTCCTGCACGAGGAGCTGCTGTCCCGCTGGCACCAGCAGAAGCAGCAGAGCGCCGAGCTGCAGGAGCAGAGGCGCAGGGAGCTGGAGCGCTCCATCCGCCAGGGGCAGCAGGAGGTGCGGCGCATCATCCGGCGGCTGCGCCAGGGGGGAGAGCGCCCCTCGGGCAGCAGCAGTCATCTGGGCGAAACGGCGCGCCAGGCCGGCCAGCGTCTCAAGCAGCTCCAGCAGCAGCATCGCCCCGCCCCCGAGCGCCGCGAGCACGGCGGCTGGATGCCTGCGGTGGGGGAGCGGGTACGGGTGCTCTCCCTGGGCAAGGCGGCCGAGGTGCTGGCCCTGGCCGAGGGGGGCCGCGAACTCACGGTGCGCTGCGGCGTCATGCGTCTCACCGTGCCGCTGGAGGGCATCGAGGGTCTGCAGGGCGAGAAGCCGGTGCCCCCTCCCCCCGAGGTGCGGATCAGGGCCACGCGGGGGTTGGGCAGCCGCGGCCCGGATGTGCGCACCGACCGCAACACCGTGGATGTGCGCGGCCTGCGGGTGCACGAGGCCGAGGCGGCGGTGGAGGAGCAGCTGCGAACCGCCACCGGCCCCCTGTGGGTGATCCACGGCATCGGCACCGGCAAACTGAAACGGGGCCTGCGCCAGTGGCTCACCACCGTGCCCTACGTGGAGAGGGTGGCCGATGCGGCCCAGGGGGATGGCGGCGCTGGCTGCAGCGTGATCTATCTGCGCTGA
- the hemB gene encoding porphobilinogen synthase translates to MELSYRPRRLRRTPALRAMVREYQLSAADFIYPLFVHEGATNEPIGAMPGCRRWSLESLVEEVGRAWELGIRCVVLFPKVADGLKTEDGAECFNEHGLIPRAIRRIKEVHPGMAIMTDVALDPYSCDGHDGIVSQDGVVLNDETVAILCRQAVAQARAGADLIGPSDMMDGRVGAIREALDEEGFEHVGIISYTAKYASAYYGPFREALDSAPRAAGGKPIPKDKSTYQMDPANGREALLEAQLDEGEGADILMVKPGLAYLDIIHRLRGETEQPIAAYNVSGEYAMVKAAAERGWIDERAVVLETLLCFKRAGADLILTYHACDAATWLRQG, encoded by the coding sequence ATGGAGCTCAGCTACCGCCCCCGCCGGTTGCGCCGCACGCCGGCCCTGCGGGCGATGGTGCGGGAGTACCAGCTCAGTGCGGCTGATTTCATCTATCCCCTCTTCGTGCATGAGGGTGCCACCAACGAACCGATCGGCGCCATGCCCGGCTGCCGGCGCTGGAGCCTGGAGAGCCTGGTGGAGGAAGTGGGTCGGGCCTGGGAGCTGGGCATCCGCTGCGTGGTGCTCTTCCCCAAGGTGGCCGACGGCCTCAAGACGGAGGACGGTGCCGAGTGCTTCAACGAGCACGGCCTGATCCCCCGGGCCATCCGCCGCATCAAGGAGGTGCATCCGGGGATGGCGATCATGACCGATGTGGCCCTGGACCCCTACTCCTGCGATGGTCACGACGGCATCGTGAGCCAGGACGGGGTGGTGCTCAACGACGAGACCGTGGCGATCCTCTGCCGCCAGGCGGTGGCCCAGGCCCGCGCCGGCGCGGACCTGATCGGCCCGAGCGACATGATGGACGGCCGGGTGGGTGCGATCCGCGAAGCCCTCGACGAGGAGGGTTTCGAGCACGTGGGGATCATCAGCTACACCGCCAAGTACGCCTCCGCCTACTACGGCCCCTTCCGCGAGGCGCTGGATTCGGCGCCCCGTGCCGCCGGCGGCAAGCCCATCCCCAAGGACAAGAGCACTTACCAGATGGATCCGGCCAACGGCCGGGAAGCCCTGTTGGAGGCCCAGCTCGATGAGGGTGAGGGCGCCGACATCCTGATGGTGAAGCCGGGCCTGGCCTATCTCGACATCATTCACCGCCTGCGGGGCGAAACCGAACAGCCGATCGCGGCCTACAACGTGAGCGGGGAGTACGCGATGGTGAAGGCCGCGGCCGAGCGCGGCTGGATCGACGAGCGGGCCGTGGTGCTGGAAACCCTGCTCTGCTTCAAGCGTGCCGGCGCCGATCTGATCCTCACCTACCACGCCTGCGACGCCGCCACCTGGCTGCGCCAGGGCTGA